The following is a genomic window from Garra rufa chromosome 4, GarRuf1.0, whole genome shotgun sequence.
TTAAACACTTAGGCTGGTCTTGGGTGGGAACTGTGAACAGTGACAATGACTATGGAAACAACGGAATGGCAATATTTCTCAATACAGCTCAGAAGGAAGGGATCTGTGTGGAGTACTCTGTGAAATTCTACAGAACGGAgcatgaaaaactaaaaaaagtgGTAGACACAATAAAAAAGGGTACAGCAAAAGTGATTGTTGCATTTATTTCATTTCTTGAGATGGGCTTATTAACTGAACAGCTAAGTATTCAGAACATCACAGGCCTGCAAATGGTCGGTGTGGAGGCATGGATAACTTCAAAGAGTTTGATCACTCCAACAACCTTTCATGTGCTGGAAGGTTCACTGGGGTTTGCAATGAGAAAAATCAATATTGAAGGTTTTGCAGATTATGTTGTAAAAACATTCTGGGACACAGCTTTTCCATGCTCACATAGTCAAGGTAATTATTCTCAGATCAAAGTAAATTGTAGCAGATATCAGGATCTACTTGTGCTGAAAAATTACAATGAAGATGTGCCTGAACACAGATTTTCGAGCAATGTCTACAAAGCAGTTTATGCTGTGGCTTATTCACTACACAATCTACTCAAATGCAAAACACAAGAAGGTTGTGAGAAAGGCCTGAAAATACAACCACAGCaggtaagtaagtaagtaagtaaataaatgcagaattgaaCTAAACTGAgatataattatttattgttgACATTGTATTATAATTTGTCAGTTGCATCTAATTTGTCTTTTTGCTAGGTGGTTGAGGCTCTGAAAAAGGTAAATTTCACTGTAAAGTTCGGAGATCTTGTGTGGTTTGACAGTACTGGAGCCACAGTAGCCCAATATGAAATTGTAAACTGGCAGCAAGGTTCTGAAGGATCAGTCCAATTTAAAACAGTGGGATACTACGATGCCTCACTGCCCCCTGACCAACGCTTTGTGGTTAACACTGAAAACGTACTTTGGGCTGGAGGAACACTAAAGGTAATGGCAATAACCTTTTTTGTTCAgagtttaaccctctgggcctcctcattaaggggtcacacttggctccctcgcggtcaaaagtgaccgaagccttaaaaagtaacttttttttttcttcaggaaaatcaattaaatacatttttgttcaataatattttgtaattattatttagaattttgagcatttttttgtgaatctatgcaatatttatacagttttaatgagcaatttttttcccagtagaattatattttatattatattttttaattaattatgtatttattatttttcaataaatacaacatttcacattaaaatagagtaaaagcatttaaaatccatttttttaaagtgaaaattgcaccatctagtggcataaaaaataaaaacttgtgtaatgccatgtaaactcctgtatctccctatatacatatatacaggggctttgggattcctattgtttttttctttttactgtttcttcattttattaggctttgcatttagaaatatattcatacattctaaaagatacattttggcaaggtttagatatttttttgattggataaatatcaggttttgcatttttctgcttatttctgtgtgtctgtgtgtgtgtgtctgtgtgtgtgtgtgtgtgtgtgtgtgtgtgtgtgtgtgtgcgtgtgtgtgtcagttctgtacttttgttattttagagtgtcagtccttgcttgctgaacacttcttttcagcacagttgctcatttgtagcttgtattaccaaaagattatctgaattatcacattttttcgtatttcccattgatttcctatgtcggtcatttttgaccgcgaaggagccaagtgtgactatttttttttttgacccttcaacatatccgaatcatgtcactgatttttttttttgtactcacatagctaatgcaacaaaagtcaccaagtgtcatctcattctgatgaagctacgatttttaaaaattcaaaacttaaaatttttcggtcaaaaatgaccgaagaggcccagagggttaaactggGTAGCCATAATGCCAAaatcatacatatatacatatgtatgtatgtatatatgtatttatacacAGTAAGAATGCATAACTATAGGTATATTTCTCAATGCAGAAGCCAAGGTCTGTGTGCAGTGAGAGCTGTCCTCCAGGCACTAGGAAAGCTGCACAAAAAGGAAAACCTTTCTGCTGTTATGACTGTATTCCATGTGCAGAAGGAGAAATCAGTAATGTGACAGGTAATCTTCAGTTAATCTCAAAGTTCCAAAGAAAACTGGTTAGTTGTTATTTTTGTGGTTTTCTTCTACTCTCCAGGGTGCATTTTTTTATCAAAGGAGTtcataaataaaactttttttaaccaTAGTAAACACAACTTCCTTTCCAGATTCAAATAACTGCAAGCAGTGTCCAGGGGAATACTGGTCTAATGCTGAGAAAAATAAGTGTGTACTAAAGGCTGTAGAGTTTCTCTCATTCACAGAAGTTATGGGTATAGTGCTAGTCTTTTTCTCACTGTTAGGAGTAGGATTAACTTTGCTGGTGGCCATCCTGTTTTACAGCAAGAAGGACACCCCCATAGTAAAAGCCAACAACTCAGAGCTGAGTTTTCTGTTGCTATTTTCATTATGTCTGTGTTTCCTCTGTTCACTTACTTTTATTGGTCGACCCACTGAGTTGTCTTGTATGCTGCGTCACACAGCATTTGGGATTACTTTTGTCCTCTGTATCTCCTGTGTTCTGGGGAAAACGATAGTGGTGTTAATGGCCTTTAAAGCTACACTTCCAGGAAGTAATGTCATGAAATGGTTTGGGCCTGTACAACAACGACTCAGTGTTTTTGCCTTTACACTTATGCAGGTTCTTATCTGTGTGCTTTGGCTTACAATATCTCCTCCATTTCCctacaaaaatatgaaatattataagGAAAAGATCATTCTTGAGTGCAGTCTGGGTTCTACTATAGGATTCTGGGCTGTTCTTGGTTATATTGGCCTACTGGCTGTCTTGTGCTTCATTCTGGCTTTTCTGGCTCGTACACTGCCTGATAACTTCAATGAAGCCAAATTCATCACATTCAGTATGCTCATATTCTGTGCTGTATGGATCACATTTATACCAGCTTATGTCAGTTCCCCTGGAAAATTTACTGTAGCTGTAGAGATATTTGCTATTTTATCCTCAAGCACTGGTTTACTATTCTGCATTTTTGCACCTAAATGTTATATCATCCTGCTTAAGCCTGGAGAAAATACAAAGCAACGCATGATGGGAAAAACAACATCTAAATCCTATTGACAAATAATACAATATGTGCATTGCTAtagggattttttattttttatttttttcgcaagaaagtgtgtgtgtttgtgtgggagACAGTGAGCTGTGACATGCTCTAACCTCAAAATCAGGCTGACGCAAATGCTCACCTGAGTTGCATGTACTCACCTGAAAAGAAATTTCATATGTGTCTTTACAAACATGGAAAAACACAAATAAGAAACCTTTTAATTAAAGCCCAGTTGGAAGATACACCATTTCACTGTCATAAACATCAAGGGGGTAAAATTGTAAACAACAAAGAGAATGAACAAAACACATGATGCAACTGACTGGTAAATAAGGTGTGGTTATTGAATTGGTTTCTGTAATGTCACAAATATGATTTACATTCTCAGTGAGGTGCttacaataaagaaaaaaataataaaattcaaaGGTTAAATGTTTTACAGAGTCATATTGTGGAGGAAAAAAAATGTGgaatcaaaaaagtaaaaaaaaaaaaaaaaaaatcacttctaTATCTCAATTCAAATATATGCAGTTGTCATGTAAAACAACGACAATGGTTTCCTTTTAAATGTCCTGcaatttaatataaaactattttgaacttttttttttcaactactACACATGCAGTTTTACATGTACATTTAGTTTCAATAACTACTATCGAGAGATTACACTGgacatatttgtgtattaaattaaaaaaaaaggtcaaaatatctaaaatattcaCCTTTCCTTAAGGAAACTATATAAATCATTGTTAACCTAAAAGCATGATTTGTCTTGATCTTGTtgataaatatttcatatttagaTACGCCATCATGTGATGGCAGAACTGTTTTCGAACATATCTAATCATATCTAACGTATCTAATCTGCAGGGCCTCAGTTATGTTTCATTAAACatagaatatataataaaaaacagAAGGAGTATATAACACAAATACTTGTTCATACAGAAGcagaaataaagtaaataaactaactaaatatatacatacatacacacacacacacacacacatacatacccTCACTTTCAACTGCTTTTACTTCCAGCAAATATAGGGCTTGTCCAAATACTCACACTTGTGGTCTATGCACTTGACCACTTGTCTGCTTACATGGGATGGGACACTTGATGGGACACACTTGTAAGTTTGTAAAAATGCAAGTGTTTACAGAACTTTATTTTGATTTTCAATACttcgcatttaaaaaaataaacataaatgtctGATCAGTAGTCTCTATAACAGATAACACAATTTAATAATTGTGGtgcttataaaatataaaaaaaagtagaTGCAAATGTTGTACAAAATACATTTACTCATCTTtccaccaaaaaaaataaaataataataataataataataataataataataataataataataataaaatcgtctcaggttacgtatgtaaccctggttccctgagggaacgagacactgcgtcctgagacactttggggaacgccattggcgggccgctctctgagtcatagtccaacgtccaatgagaaacgggagtgacgtcacaggcgcggtgacgtcatcgaccgggaagtataaaagcacgtgcgtttgaagctggcgtcagctcatagAAATGAAGCGAGcacagcagggatgcgggaattatggtccgagacgcagtgtctcgttccctcagggaaccagggttacatacgtaacctgagacgttcccttccgggaactctacactgcgtcctgagacactttggggaacgaggtatcaacgcccccataatttccaagccctgcctagtgtctgctaggacaagggtggaaaaagGTAGTGCCTGGtaacaaacctcagcctggggaacttgccagggcatgggtggtaatacatctctgactgtggagcccaccagatcagagggaagagagtacctcggccctcgagcccacgaggtcatgtcgtccttcgtctggtctcgcaagaccgagaagggaaAGTGTCTAGAATACtcacctgatgagacactgtggtaactccgcctggtgatcttgccaggacgcgagtggtaatacatctctgtctgtgacgcatcaccagacaagagggataatgagcctcggccctcaggcactcgaggagaaattgtggtcctttgtctgcattacagccagtacaagagggactcgAGAAGTGTCTGGTAAagctgccaggacactggaattcatctctgtctgtgatcagtcaccagacaagagggataaataaaccccggccctcgggcacacgaggagagatagtggtcctttgtctgcattacagccagtacaagagggacgcaagaagtgcctggtgaacttgccagggcactggaattcatctctgtctgtgatccaccaccagacaagagggatacctgagcctcggccctcgggcacacgaggatagagttctcgaccgctgcctgtcatgagaccagcgcagggggagaaatgctccttggccctcaggcacacgaggagtcttagtcctttgtctgggaatagccagaacaagagggaccgcaataaccattgtctagtattccacggacaagatggtgtaggtagtcctcggccctcaggcccacgaggacagtgcactcgacctcaagagtgctcctcggcccgcaggcacacgaggaaagggtgatcctttgtctgggggctCAGCCAGAACAaaagggatccaaggctcggcctgagctacgccaggacgcgagggaataagccattgtctagcattacgcgtacaagagggcactgcaatccccagccctcgggcacacggggaagacagtaggggcctctgcctggtagccagccagcgcatgaggcactcctcggccctcaggctgacgaggagtcttagtccttggtctgggaaaggccagaagccagagggaccgaaatacactcgatctggtagcatcctgcgccagaacacgaggagaattaagccattgtctagcattccgcggacaagagggctgtatagttctcggccctcaggcataCGAGAAcagtggacctctgcctggttcgccagccagtgcgagaggtactcctcggccctcgggctcacgaggagtcttagtccttggtctgggaaaggccagaaaccagagggaccgaaatacactcggtctggtcgCTTCTTGCGCCAGAGCACGAGGGggattaagccattgtctagcattccgcggacaagagggctgtatagttctcggccctcgggcacacaagaACAAGTAGGCCTCTGCCTGGTTGCccagccagcgcaggaggcactcctcggccctcaggcacacgaggagtcttagtccttggtctggggaaggccagaaaccagagggaccgaaatacactcggtctggtaacaTCTTGCGCCAGAGCACGAggggaattaagccattgtctagcattccgcggacaagagggctgtatggttcttAGAACAAAGTAGGGCAgtctgatcctcggccctcgggctcacgaggatgcagggacactcctcggccctcaggcacacgaggagcgtcgtggcgaataacgacttctcttctttccgcagaaagaatgcgccttgagaagtctcctcctggctagggaggtggctgactctcttggACCTAGAATTTGTTAGGTCGAGAGGACAGCGGAGCCTgaagcggctctgaggtcgagtaatgtcagaggcgaggaccaacccgcagcactgcagatgtcctggttttctaaggacacctgccatcagagctttttagaggcagacagcctcagtaggagtgagtcttgactccccatggagctgggagaccagaggactcggaagtagtagaaatggcatccgtgatccatctactgatagctctgatcgtgccacatgctttctttgtggccgtatgtgcccagtgctcacactggacagatatacttcccatgGGTCGCACTCCAAGAGTGGAGGAAAAAGAGGTTTGAGACCCctcggggtctcaacctgagtgcaccaccaaGGAAACCATACCTACGAGCCACCACAAGaggcgtggtaggccaataagccgccacgaacaccctcaggatggagtgagctggttttgtggacaggtgagtctgcagggactctagtactgtaccaaTGGGCAGTAACTAGGTCTAGACGGTGTTCGTGACACCCTGAAGCAGACCGGTTCCACTTAAggttcctcgtagagggagctctggattggagcagggtctcaacaacctcggttgagagacccgagtctatgagttgcgcccccccaggggccatactcataactttccacctctccatgtgggggtagcaggccgcgcccccagcctgagaggggAGGTCCAAGACCATGGCCGGACTAGCCGTGtcgatgccggcatgctctttccagaactccagggcgcacagcgatcgggagaatgcgtacagatgcagcctcggccacgtctgtactaaggcgtccagtccgggcggacctggaggcactaaggagaaccagagagaacattgcgatatctatcgagtcaCCAGAGGTCCCACTGAGTCTGTATGagaattctccatgcttcattacttcctgatgaagcctcgatctcccgaccgtggaggaaacgtatgACCAGGGGACTCTACCCACTAACCGACCATCAGGTGGAGTGGGTTAGTCCTGCGGACGGTGggactgcagagactccagtactgtaccaaacgggcagtaaactgggtcaaactggtgtgGGTTACACCGTGCAGTCGACCACTTCCTTTtaggtcatagggtttcctcatagggggagctctggagtgagggATGGTCTCGGCAACCTTGATTGAGAGACCGGCCTCTGTGAGATGTGCCCCCTCGGGGGTCACACTTATTCCaaaactcccgggagcagagcgatcggggaaagggcATACAAATGAGGCCTCGGCCACAtttgtaccatagcgtccagtcccgcaggagctggaagcgatagagagcaccagaggggacattgcgatgtctgtCGAGTCGCAAATAGATCCACCTGAGTCTGGAAAGAGAGTCTCTGCTTCACTCATTCTGGGTGAAGCAcatattccccgggcctcggcccctgccttgacaggacgtctgctcccataggaaaccaaggtttcttccacatgtctagaGCACGTAGGAATGCGAAATGGGTTttccctcggggagaaccccttggttttgagccaccactgaagcggcctcatgtacagcagtccaagaggtatcacgttggatgcagctgtcATAAGACCTACCAGTATttgaaactgttttacagtgagtgaccagCCTAGCTTGGTCGCATTGGCTGTAGTGAGGATCGACTCGAGCAGGTGACATATGTGCCTGCGTCAAGATGGAATCCACACGACAACTtggataagtggttctctgtgatggagaaagcacacttttcttgcgagcgagaacaacacctcgatgttgaaccgctaaccagtgctaggccgaaaggaagagcTCTGTCTCGGTAAGCTTTGTCCCTAAAAGCAACCCACAGAAACTTCCTGTATTGAAGAAGGACGGAGatgtctttcagatctatcgtgacaaatcagtcctcggacctgatttgaaaCATTGACagttttgaacttcagtttctgactgagaggttaaGCTGTCTGAGATCAAAGAAGGACCGCAGCCCGCCATCCTTCCTGActagggaccacctcgatggtcccctgtccagagcctgctcggggcccaccTTGGTGGGAAATACCCCGCTATACCTTCctcacagtacgcaggacccgTGTAGATGCTTTCGGCAGTAGTATcaacgctgccagaaattctactaagggtaccagcctttCGAGACTGGCCTCTGATTTGCCCTGAGCTTCCAGCTCAGTGCCCTGTAACGGAGAACCGGCAGGACACCTGAACTGACTGTGATAGCTGTAAATGCGGGCAATTGAGGGAGCGGAACGTCGGCGATTGTTGGAGGAAGTACCGCACCGCGGGCTTCCACCGCCAATTGTCAGAAGGGAAAGGAGATAGGCTTTGGTAAGCCGTCTACATTCCCAACAGACCTCATGCAGCTGCCATTCTACCTCCTTCTTATTCAATAACCAGACCTTGAAAGTCTACTACGGGAACCAGCCTCTCAAGACTGGTGTCTGGTGTTACTAGAGATATTGATTCAGTGCCCTGTAACAGCTCGCTGGCAGGGAACACCTGAATCAATTCTTCTGAGCACCctcgtgggggtggcgaactctctagctccgctacgtttccgggcggagagaccagagaatgatgttcgcgggagactgccgcgccctgtaacattggcagggttagctgacgaatctcctaaGGGCCCCAAAGAGGGGCGGTCACCATGTATTGTGGTGAACCACCGACCTCCACGAGAGGGACTGCCCTTATTGGCACTGTACCGCAGTAGTCAGGGCCATATTATGCGAGGATCTCTCAGACtaaagcacgaccctcagattGGCTTAGTCTTTGAtgcccccggtcaggagtgttgctaatcccgccctctaggtctcaccggagggaaacaggctgcaatgctcctattatgagcctcttatgtgaggagctggtacacggctggggtttcatgctcccgtccagcaaccccgacacgtgtacattttgcccatcaagcctgattagttatttaggcggcctggaaagcaaagacggagctttcaaggatgatgccaggctgggcgacagatagctgattagcgtctgttcaacccgcggcatcatctttctttctagtttttcccatGATCTAGACAGTTtagtgtgcagatcggggaagaacagacagctccgttttggaagtgctgacttagtcagCACGTCCAATAGCtcctcatactgaggcgatcagggggggcggttgaatactttcgaCAACGTTCACGacatcaacctcctcagaggaagataggagaagcgTTGAAAACTCTTCCTGGAAGGAAggaaccgcattgcgggcttcctcatccagtaggAGTTTTACCGATCCAataaggaaggagataggggatcacccgtctccgtTTCTTCTAGCAGATCtggctgcgaaccccacgagtgcagctgccgctccgccttgacggaagcggggccagacccgcgaggaacgctagcgaaagcctcctcctcgaagagggctttctggggacggagcacccgcagtggagaacGCTCACACTGCaggcagccaaccccctcaagggctgactgtgcatgctccgaaCCCAAGCAGACCATACACAGACTGTGTGTATGCCTGCCAACAAT
Proteins encoded in this region:
- the LOC141333311 gene encoding extracellular calcium-sensing receptor-like: MLLFLYIHLCFILLQAKAGNTFCQIMGEPKYPLLFKDGDVTIGALFPVHSIETLSSFKFTQKPQFLSCSSVNLRDFRLAQILIFAIEEINRSQSLLPNVSIGYKIYDTCSSRMSSMSATMGLMNGLEFVAGDTCSKKSPIHAIIGETESSATVILSRTTGPFKIPVISHAASCECLSNRKDHPSFFRTISSDYHQGRALAYIIKHLGWSWVGTVNSDNDYGNNGMAIFLNTAQKEGICVEYSVKFYRTEHEKLKKVVDTIKKGTAKVIVAFISFLEMGLLTEQLSIQNITGLQMVGVEAWITSKSLITPTTFHVLEGSLGFAMRKINIEGFADYVVKTFWDTAFPCSHSQGNYSQIKVNCSRYQDLLVLKNYNEDVPEHRFSSNVYKAVYAVAYSLHNLLKCKTQEGCEKGLKIQPQQVVEALKKVNFTVKFGDLVWFDSTGATVAQYEIVNWQQGSEGSVQFKTVGYYDASLPPDQRFVVNTENVLWAGGTLKKPRSVCSESCPPGTRKAAQKGKPFCCYDCIPCAEGEISNVTDSNNCKQCPGEYWSNAEKNKCVLKAVEFLSFTEVMGIVLVFFSLLGVGLTLLVAILFYSKKDTPIVKANNSELSFLLLFSLCLCFLCSLTFIGRPTELSCMLRHTAFGITFVLCISCVLGKTIVVLMAFKATLPGSNVMKWFGPVQQRLSVFAFTLMQVLICVLWLTISPPFPYKNMKYYKEKIILECSLGSTIGFWAVLGYIGLLAVLCFILAFLARTLPDNFNEAKFITFSMLIFCAVWITFIPAYVSSPGKFTVAVEIFAILSSSTGLLFCIFAPKCYIILLKPGENTKQRMMGKTTSKSY